A single genomic interval of Aegicerativicinus sediminis harbors:
- a CDS encoding sigma-70 family RNA polymerase sigma factor — MRQLRITAQITNKEEASLGRYLQDISKIPLINGEEEAELANKIRNGDQIALKNLVQSNLRFVVSVAKQYQNNGIQLSDLINEGNYGLIKAALKFDEKRGFKFISYAVWWIRQSIIQSLSEHARVVRLPLNKIGVINKMNYSITFLEQKHERPPTAEEIADILEISLQEIEDCQKLSSWNISLDDSIKEGEDANKHDLYTVSKLDSPEEALLKASLVIELRNLLNNLSYRENEILTLFYGLNNCSPKSLHEIGSEIGLTRERVRQIKEAAIVRLRRSQNSKTLLKYLGD, encoded by the coding sequence ATGAGACAACTTAGGATTACCGCCCAAATTACCAATAAAGAAGAAGCCTCCTTAGGACGATATCTTCAAGACATTAGTAAAATTCCGCTTATCAATGGAGAAGAGGAAGCTGAATTGGCAAATAAAATCCGAAATGGGGACCAAATTGCATTAAAAAACTTGGTCCAATCCAATCTGAGATTCGTTGTTTCGGTGGCGAAGCAATATCAAAATAACGGTATTCAATTGTCAGATTTAATTAATGAAGGTAATTATGGACTGATAAAAGCTGCCTTGAAATTTGATGAAAAAAGGGGTTTCAAATTTATTTCTTATGCTGTTTGGTGGATCCGACAATCCATAATTCAGTCCTTATCAGAACATGCAAGAGTTGTTCGCCTTCCTTTAAATAAAATTGGAGTTATTAATAAAATGAACTACTCGATAACCTTTTTAGAACAAAAGCATGAGCGACCACCAACCGCTGAGGAAATAGCAGACATTTTAGAAATTTCTTTACAAGAGATAGAAGATTGTCAAAAGCTCTCTAGTTGGAATATTTCCTTAGATGATTCAATTAAAGAAGGAGAAGACGCAAACAAACATGATTTATATACAGTTTCGAAGTTAGATTCTCCTGAAGAGGCTCTTCTAAAAGCATCGCTTGTGATTGAATTGCGAAATTTATTAAATAATCTTTCCTACAGAGAAAATGAAATACTAACACTTTTCTATGGGCTTAATAATTGCAGCCCTAAATCTCTTCATGAAATAGGCAGCGAAATAGGTTTGACTAGGGAAAGAGTAAGGCAAATTAAAGAAGCTGCCATCGTTAGATTGAGAAGATCACAAAACTCCAAAACCTTATTAAAATATCTAGGGGATTAA
- a CDS encoding NYN domain-containing protein: MKTNLNLSVLIDGDNIPSTYVKDLLEEIAKYGNPSIKRIYGDWTKPHLSKWKLVLLENAITPIQQYAYTQGKNATDSAMIIDAMDILYSGKVNGFCLVSSDSDFTRLAIRLREAGMVVYGIGEKKTPQPFIASCDRFIYLEILKNEPDTDQKNTSNSRRGFTKTEQISPKAERLILSAISDVEDEDGWAFLGEIGALLQKRHPNFDARNYGFKKLTPLVKSIPKVEIEKRKNPKGNRNLIYVKIKST, translated from the coding sequence ATGAAAACTAATCTCAATCTTTCAGTCCTAATAGATGGCGACAATATCCCCTCAACCTACGTGAAAGATTTGTTAGAGGAAATTGCAAAATATGGTAATCCTAGTATTAAGCGTATTTATGGAGATTGGACGAAACCGCATCTTTCTAAATGGAAATTGGTGCTGTTAGAAAACGCCATCACCCCCATACAACAATACGCTTACACCCAAGGAAAAAATGCAACAGACAGCGCCATGATTATAGATGCTATGGACATTTTATATTCTGGGAAGGTGAATGGGTTTTGTCTAGTTTCAAGTGATAGTGATTTTACAAGATTAGCCATCCGTTTAAGAGAAGCCGGTATGGTCGTTTATGGGATAGGTGAGAAAAAAACACCTCAACCTTTTATTGCTTCGTGCGATCGTTTTATTTATTTGGAAATACTTAAAAATGAACCTGACACAGATCAAAAAAACACTTCTAACAGCAGGAGAGGATTTACGAAAACAGAACAGATTTCTCCAAAAGCTGAACGTTTAATTTTATCTGCTATCTCAGATGTTGAAGATGAAGATGGTTGGGCATTTCTTGGAGAAATTGGGGCCTTGTTGCAAAAGAGACATCCAAATTTTGATGCCAGAAATTATGGTTTTAAAAAATTAACTCCTTTGGTAAAATCAATTCCAAAGGTTGAAATAGAAAAACGAAAAAACCCTAAAGGAAATAGGAATTTGATCTATGTAAAAATTAAAAGTACATAA
- the rpsU gene encoding 30S ribosomal protein S21, with the protein MIIISVNPGEPIERALKRYKRKVRNVKQLQNIRETQYFTKKSIQKRNQLNKAIYKQGLKVKEDI; encoded by the coding sequence ATGATAATTATTTCAGTTAATCCGGGAGAACCAATAGAAAGAGCCCTAAAAAGGTACAAACGTAAAGTGCGTAACGTGAAACAACTCCAAAACATTCGTGAGACCCAATATTTCACTAAAAAATCAATTCAAAAACGCAACCAGTTGAACAAGGCAATTTATAAACAAGGGTTAAAGGTCAAAGAAGATATATAA
- a CDS encoding RNA polymerase sigma factor, whose amino-acid sequence MSLDELVLRFKKKDASAFERLYEMYSQSIQGVIANVVRDEARAKEICQDVFMKVWEKSDMYDNSKGRFFTWILNIARNAAIDETRSKHFKEQKRNLTTESFVGRLEAQDSTYSEEHFNILNRMVKGLKKKCLQIIEMLYYKGFTQKEVSEELDIPLGTVKTRNRACIGKLRENLNDNDGRS is encoded by the coding sequence ATGAGTTTAGACGAATTGGTATTACGTTTTAAAAAGAAGGACGCGTCAGCTTTTGAGCGTCTTTATGAAATGTATTCCCAAAGTATACAGGGAGTGATAGCCAATGTTGTTCGAGATGAGGCAAGAGCAAAGGAAATTTGCCAAGATGTGTTTATGAAGGTTTGGGAGAAGTCCGACATGTACGACAACTCTAAAGGAAGATTTTTTACTTGGATTTTAAATATTGCTCGCAATGCTGCGATAGATGAGACCAGATCTAAACATTTTAAGGAACAAAAACGAAACCTTACCACTGAATCTTTCGTAGGTAGGTTAGAAGCCCAAGATAGCACTTATTCCGAAGAGCATTTCAATATCCTTAACCGTATGGTGAAAGGTCTTAAAAAGAAATGTCTTCAAATAATTGAAATGCTTTATTACAAAGGTTTTACCCAAAAAGAAGTTTCGGAAGAATTAGATATTCCTCTGGGAACTGTAAAAACGCGTAATAGAGCATGTATAGGTAAATTAAGGGAGAATTTGAACGATAACGATGGACGTAGCTAA
- a CDS encoding anti-sigma factor yields the protein MDVANYIDSGILELYVAGQLSEKENLEIARLAELHPEIKSEIERIEEAVKILAENLSDIKASSFESIRPRLGQTEIKVEKVRPLPWLTYTGWAAAVIVGLGLFYTYQQNQELQQVVDTRNQELIELKDSVSSTRERLVETNGLLDKLRDRDLSVISLAGQQVAPNSYAKVYWNKDQDRVFVDAKGLPEPPRGMVYQVWSLTLNPLTPVSIGLLDEFDTNDQRLFELANANESEAFGITLEPAGGSEAPTMEQLYALGAVSP from the coding sequence ATGGACGTAGCTAATTACATAGATTCTGGGATACTAGAACTGTATGTTGCCGGACAACTTTCCGAAAAAGAAAATTTGGAAATTGCCCGATTGGCTGAGCTACATCCTGAAATTAAATCTGAAATTGAAAGAATTGAAGAAGCTGTCAAAATTTTGGCTGAAAATCTTTCCGACATTAAAGCGTCAAGTTTTGAATCGATTCGACCTCGCCTCGGGCAAACCGAAATTAAGGTCGAAAAAGTCCGACCGTTACCATGGCTTACTTATACGGGTTGGGCTGCTGCCGTTATTGTCGGTTTAGGTCTTTTCTATACGTATCAGCAAAACCAAGAATTACAACAGGTTGTTGATACTCGCAATCAAGAATTGATTGAATTAAAAGATTCTGTTTCTTCAACACGTGAACGATTAGTTGAGACCAATGGACTACTAGACAAACTAAGGGATCGAGATTTATCTGTCATTTCTCTCGCAGGACAACAAGTTGCTCCAAATTCTTACGCAAAAGTTTATTGGAACAAAGATCAGGACCGTGTCTTTGTAGATGCAAAAGGTTTACCAGAACCACCGAGAGGTATGGTATACCAAGTGTGGTCTTTAACTTTAAATCCATTAACACCTGTAAGCATAGGTTTATTGGATGAATTCGATACGAATGACCAACGTCTTTTTGAATTAGCGAATGCCAATGAATCTGAAGCCTTCGGAATTACACTAGAACCTGCTGGTGGAAGTGAAGCTCCAACAATGGAACAGTTATATGCTCTTGGGGCAGTTAGTCCGTAA
- a CDS encoding CHRD domain-containing protein: MQILKQFLTFGFISMFILTTSCNNDDDNMDEPPFMGDSKVFQLYAKSNPSISGTATFMQQRDGSTEVQINLMGVSSGTHPSHIHFNSAAEGGDIAITLDPVDASGMSLTMISALDDGSPILYNDLIQFDGYINVHLSASDLATLIAQGDIGTNELTSTTKTYDLMSKDVDGIMGTATFTERVDGKTLATIMLEETTDGGMHPGHIHNNTAAEGGGIAISFTPVNGTTGMSMTSIEMLDDGTPITYDELLDYNGYINIHLSANDLGTLVAQGDIGQNELTAESKTYDLMSKDVEGIMGTATFTERVNGTALATIMLEGTPDEGMHPAHIHNNTAAEGGGIAITFTPIDGTTGMSMTQIGMLDDGTAISYDDLLMYDGYINVHLSAEDLGTLVAQGDIGQNELTGTMDSYALSSVANAAISGTATFMERLNGETLVKIELDGTTTGMTHPAHIHTGSVANAPGAIAISLTSVDGGSGISYTNVSQLDSGTAIDYTAMTSIDGYINVHLAAEQLDILIAQGNVGANAN; encoded by the coding sequence ATGCAGATTTTAAAACAATTTTTAACCTTTGGGTTTATAAGTATGTTTATACTTACTACCTCTTGCAACAATGATGATGACAATATGGATGAACCTCCATTTATGGGTGATTCTAAAGTTTTTCAATTATATGCAAAGTCGAACCCTTCAATTTCTGGTACAGCCACGTTCATGCAACAAAGGGATGGGAGTACAGAAGTTCAAATTAACTTAATGGGTGTTAGTAGCGGAACACATCCATCGCACATACATTTCAACTCCGCAGCAGAAGGAGGTGATATTGCAATTACACTAGATCCTGTTGACGCCAGTGGAATGAGCTTAACAATGATTTCTGCCTTGGATGACGGTAGTCCGATTTTGTACAATGACCTAATTCAGTTTGATGGTTATATCAATGTGCATTTAAGCGCTAGCGATCTTGCGACTTTAATTGCCCAAGGAGACATAGGAACAAACGAGCTAACCTCAACAACAAAAACTTATGATTTAATGAGTAAAGATGTGGACGGTATTATGGGTACAGCGACATTCACCGAACGTGTAGACGGCAAAACCTTAGCGACTATTATGCTAGAAGAAACGACAGACGGAGGTATGCATCCAGGCCATATTCATAATAATACTGCTGCCGAAGGTGGTGGAATTGCTATATCCTTTACGCCGGTTAATGGTACTACTGGTATGAGTATGACAAGTATTGAAATGCTAGACGATGGCACTCCTATAACCTATGATGAACTATTAGATTACAATGGATACATCAATATACACCTCAGCGCTAATGATTTAGGAACTCTGGTGGCACAAGGCGATATCGGCCAAAATGAATTAACCGCAGAGAGCAAAACGTACGATTTAATGAGCAAGGATGTAGAAGGTATCATGGGAACAGCCACTTTTACAGAACGTGTTAATGGTACTGCCTTAGCCACAATAATGTTAGAAGGCACACCTGACGAAGGGATGCATCCAGCACATATTCATAATAACACGGCTGCTGAAGGAGGTGGTATTGCAATCACCTTTACTCCTATTGACGGTACCACCGGTATGAGTATGACACAAATTGGGATGCTAGATGATGGTACAGCAATTTCTTATGACGATCTCTTAATGTACGATGGTTACATCAATGTACATTTAAGTGCTGAGGATTTAGGAACTTTAGTAGCTCAAGGAGATATAGGTCAGAACGAGCTAACAGGCACGATGGATTCGTATGCCTTATCTTCTGTGGCGAATGCAGCGATTAGTGGAACGGCTACATTTATGGAACGCTTAAATGGTGAGACCTTAGTAAAAATAGAATTGGATGGAACAACCACCGGTATGACACACCCTGCACATATCCATACTGGATCCGTTGCTAATGCACCAGGTGCTATTGCAATTTCTTTAACTAGTGTAGACGGTGGTAGCGGTATAAGTTACACAAATGTTTCTCAATTAGATTCTGGTACTGCCATAGACTATACAGCAATGACAAGCATTGATGGTTATATTAATGTGCATTTAGCTGCTGAACAGTTAGACATTTTAATTGCTCAAGGCAATGTAGGAGCTAATGCAAATTAA
- a CDS encoding M61 family metallopeptidase, giving the protein MYIQLKHYKTFRNNIHKYMHVPIRPQSNFYFLAVFITLLIYSCGGTKGTTVNGPQLINANIDLVNVNNDRVKVVVAPNIQINTDTLSYVMAKIIPGTYAIHDYGKYLDDFQAFDKQNNLLTATKTTTNTWLISNAKNLAYISYLVNDTFDTEVGFNPFDENSETIFSPAGTNILAGKNFVLNMSGFIGYFQGSKELPYSVTISHPETLIDASALNDQNPSNSLDVFNVDRYADLVDSPIMYSTPNLEKFDIDGMEVLLSVYSPKVNRISAASLTPDLKKMMVAQKNYLGPINRTNKYAVLCYITSEDEDDAKGIGALEHNFSTVAVFRETMGSQDLVDVISHEFFHTLTPLKVHSKEIQDFQFLHPKMSKHLWMYEGITEYFAQHFQVYEGLYTEDEFFAKMMEKINFSQGMDDKLSFTEMSKNVLEPKMKAQYPNVYLKGALMGMCLDIIIREKSGGNKSLLDVMGELAKIYGPKKPFDDSELIPKFTELTYPEVGDFIQKYIVEGGSIDYDAYLNRMGIERTTAQVVQPVIFIIGQTPYIMPNETRTEIVASIPEDNNEFYKAMGIKDGDVFLEFNGKTVDISKINDFLMMGYGIPEGTPVEIKVRRDGNELLLTGNAVNNYAEGEGFKFTDESKQALKDSWLHGS; this is encoded by the coding sequence TTGTATATTCAATTAAAACATTATAAAACTTTCAGGAATAATATTCATAAATACATGCATGTACCCATAAGACCTCAATCCAATTTTTATTTTTTAGCCGTTTTTATCACTCTTCTCATTTATTCATGCGGAGGAACTAAGGGCACTACGGTCAACGGACCACAGCTAATTAATGCAAATATCGATTTAGTGAATGTTAACAATGACAGAGTCAAAGTTGTTGTGGCGCCAAACATCCAAATTAATACTGACACACTGAGCTATGTAATGGCAAAAATTATACCCGGCACATATGCTATTCATGATTATGGTAAATATTTAGATGATTTCCAAGCTTTCGACAAGCAAAACAATCTCTTAACGGCTACAAAAACCACAACAAATACATGGCTAATATCAAATGCCAAAAATTTGGCATATATCTCTTATTTAGTAAATGATACGTTCGATACAGAGGTAGGATTCAACCCCTTTGATGAAAATTCGGAAACGATTTTTTCACCAGCAGGAACTAATATTTTAGCTGGCAAGAATTTCGTTTTAAATATGAGTGGATTTATAGGTTACTTCCAAGGGAGTAAGGAACTTCCATATTCCGTTACGATTTCCCATCCGGAAACACTTATAGATGCCTCCGCCCTAAATGACCAAAACCCAAGCAATTCACTTGATGTTTTTAATGTAGATCGTTACGCCGATTTGGTTGATTCACCTATTATGTACAGTACCCCTAACCTTGAAAAGTTTGATATCGATGGGATGGAAGTATTGCTCTCGGTATATTCACCAAAGGTTAATCGGATTAGTGCCGCAAGTTTAACACCCGATTTGAAGAAAATGATGGTGGCTCAAAAGAATTATTTAGGGCCGATTAATAGAACCAATAAATATGCTGTTTTGTGTTACATTACTTCGGAAGACGAAGATGATGCCAAGGGAATTGGCGCTTTAGAACACAATTTTTCAACCGTAGCCGTTTTTAGGGAAACTATGGGAAGCCAAGACCTTGTGGATGTTATTTCACATGAATTTTTTCACACTCTAACTCCGCTAAAAGTGCATTCTAAGGAAATTCAAGATTTCCAATTTCTACACCCTAAAATGTCCAAGCATCTTTGGATGTATGAAGGCATCACGGAATATTTTGCACAACATTTTCAGGTTTATGAAGGTCTATATACAGAAGATGAATTTTTTGCGAAAATGATGGAAAAGATCAATTTTTCGCAAGGAATGGATGATAAGCTGTCATTTACAGAAATGAGTAAAAATGTGCTTGAACCAAAAATGAAAGCTCAATATCCTAATGTTTATTTGAAGGGAGCTTTAATGGGTATGTGCTTGGATATTATTATTCGCGAGAAATCTGGAGGGAACAAAAGTTTATTGGATGTTATGGGCGAATTGGCAAAGATATATGGTCCTAAAAAACCATTTGATGATTCTGAATTAATCCCCAAATTTACTGAGTTGACATATCCAGAAGTGGGAGATTTTATCCAAAAATATATAGTTGAAGGTGGCTCTATAGATTACGATGCCTATTTAAATCGCATGGGTATTGAGCGCACAACAGCTCAAGTGGTTCAACCAGTAATATTCATAATCGGGCAAACTCCATATATTATGCCTAACGAAACAAGGACCGAAATTGTAGCTTCCATACCGGAAGATAATAACGAGTTTTATAAGGCCATGGGAATAAAAGACGGTGATGTATTCCTTGAATTTAATGGCAAAACTGTTGATATTTCCAAGATAAATGACTTTTTAATGATGGGGTATGGAATTCCTGAAGGCACTCCTGTTGAGATTAAAGTGAGACGAGATGGAAACGAATTACTTTTAACTGGCAACGCTGTTAACAACTATGCTGAAGGTGAAGGTTTTAAATTTACCGATGAGTCTAAACAAGCCTTGAAAGACTCCTGGTTACACGGTTCATAG
- a CDS encoding DUF7009 family protein has protein sequence MKLRIKGNTIRLRLTQSEVDTFKKMGEITEHLNFGENSLKYSLKKSDKHVISASFKQNLITVHIPSPLAEKWTNSDLVGLDNTNELNGEIEGENYILVEKDFQCLHKRPMEDETDNYPHPLNT, from the coding sequence ATGAAACTTAGAATTAAAGGAAATACAATCCGATTAAGGCTTACACAATCTGAAGTTGACACCTTTAAGAAAATGGGTGAAATTACAGAGCATTTAAATTTTGGAGAAAACAGTCTTAAATATTCTCTGAAAAAGTCCGACAAACATGTCATCTCTGCTAGCTTTAAGCAAAATTTAATTACTGTACATATTCCCTCCCCTTTGGCTGAGAAATGGACCAATTCAGATTTGGTAGGATTAGACAATACAAACGAATTAAATGGTGAGATAGAGGGAGAAAATTATATTTTAGTGGAAAAGGATTTTCAATGCCTCCACAAACGTCCGATGGAAGATGAAACGGACAATTACCCGCACCCGTTAAACACCTAA
- the mobA gene encoding molybdenum cofactor guanylyltransferase, which produces MNNSPKHKIADAYILCGGKSSRMGTEKGLVKINGRALISYVMDALKPIAENIYLVGNSKEYLNFGLPVLKDMKPNKGPMGGIYTAMSYTKANEILILSCDIPFITTKTLGKLIAAKENQHGVITLKTSDGRQPLVGIYPTVLRKFIAENLKNNNLKLMTFLSAIQSAELVIEDKIETFNVNSPKDIQLAEEILGAMG; this is translated from the coding sequence TTGAATAACAGTCCTAAACATAAAATAGCAGATGCATATATTCTCTGTGGCGGCAAAAGTAGTCGCATGGGCACGGAAAAAGGCCTTGTGAAAATAAATGGCAGGGCTTTAATTTCGTATGTTATGGATGCCCTAAAACCTATTGCCGAGAATATCTACTTAGTAGGAAATTCAAAAGAATATCTCAATTTTGGTTTACCGGTTTTGAAGGATATGAAACCTAACAAAGGGCCGATGGGAGGAATTTACACAGCCATGAGCTACACAAAAGCCAACGAAATTTTAATTCTTAGTTGTGATATACCTTTTATCACTACCAAGACATTAGGTAAATTGATTGCTGCAAAAGAAAATCAACATGGAGTAATTACGCTGAAAACAAGTGATGGTCGACAGCCTTTAGTTGGCATTTATCCGACCGTATTGCGCAAGTTCATTGCTGAAAACTTAAAGAATAACAACCTAAAACTAATGACATTTTTATCGGCAATTCAATCTGCCGAATTAGTTATTGAAGATAAAATTGAAACATTCAACGTAAATAGTCCCAAGGATATCCAATTGGCAGAAGAAATTTTGGGGGCTATGGGATGA
- a CDS encoding molybdopterin molybdotransferase MoeA, whose protein sequence is MILFEKALECINLNLPKRKFVSCKITEIIDGILAEDIYAPISLPPFRQSAMDGYAFKYSGNKTLKVIGEVRAGEFFNPSLNNNEAVRIFTGARVPDEANTVVIQEHVERNLNEITIAKIPEKGDNVRDVGEQIKKGDLALKKGNVLNSASIGYLANFGIENVPIYRAPKVSVIGTGDELVALGNQLEEGKIYDSNTLMLQSVLKKNGVETVSVTKAVDTLEDVTREINKALEISDLILISGGISVGDYDFVRQALIDIGVEELFYKVNQRPGKPLWFGKKEDKLVVALPGNPASSLSCFLVYVLPIIRHLRGLEFNHNIQNAKFEGSFQNKTGKQLFLKAEQKDGKISLLSHQASSMLHSFALSNALLLVSPSITELKSGDIVPYINIANDL, encoded by the coding sequence ATGATTTTATTTGAGAAGGCGCTAGAATGCATTAATCTCAATTTGCCGAAAAGAAAATTTGTATCCTGTAAAATAACAGAGATTATTGATGGAATACTGGCCGAAGATATATACGCACCCATTTCTTTACCGCCATTTAGACAGTCCGCAATGGACGGATATGCTTTTAAATATTCTGGAAACAAGACTTTAAAAGTTATAGGAGAGGTTAGGGCAGGTGAGTTCTTTAATCCTTCATTGAATAACAATGAAGCTGTAAGAATATTTACAGGTGCAAGAGTTCCAGATGAAGCCAATACTGTAGTTATACAGGAGCATGTAGAGCGAAATTTAAATGAAATTACAATTGCTAAAATCCCTGAAAAGGGAGATAATGTTAGGGATGTTGGCGAGCAGATAAAAAAGGGAGATTTAGCGCTAAAAAAGGGGAATGTTTTAAATAGTGCCAGTATAGGTTATCTGGCTAATTTTGGAATAGAAAATGTACCGATTTACAGGGCTCCAAAAGTTAGTGTTATTGGTACAGGTGATGAGTTAGTTGCTCTAGGAAATCAATTGGAAGAAGGAAAGATTTACGATAGTAATACCTTAATGTTGCAATCTGTTCTAAAAAAGAATGGTGTGGAAACAGTTTCGGTGACAAAGGCAGTCGACACCTTGGAAGATGTAACGAGGGAAATTAATAAAGCTCTTGAAATTTCTGACCTCATTCTTATTTCTGGTGGAATTTCCGTAGGAGATTACGATTTTGTTCGTCAGGCCTTAATTGATATAGGGGTTGAGGAACTATTTTATAAAGTAAATCAGAGACCTGGAAAACCTCTTTGGTTCGGTAAAAAAGAGGATAAATTAGTAGTTGCCCTTCCTGGAAATCCTGCTTCCAGTTTAAGCTGTTTTTTGGTATATGTGTTGCCAATTATCCGCCATTTAAGAGGTCTGGAATTTAATCATAATATACAAAATGCTAAGTTTGAAGGAAGTTTTCAGAATAAAACTGGTAAGCAATTGTTTTTAAAAGCCGAGCAAAAAGACGGTAAAATTTCACTTCTTTCACATCAAGCCTCATCCATGCTACACAGTTTTGCTTTAAGTAATGCCTTGCTTTTAGTTTCACCATCAATAACTGAATTAAAATCGGGTGATATCGTACCGTATATTAATATCGCAAACGATTTATGA